A stretch of Anaerobiospirillum thomasii DNA encodes these proteins:
- the rbfA gene encoding 30S ribosome-binding factor RbfA produces the protein MPKSFGRNERVAASVRREVSDIILNEIKDPRVKKATVTEVSVSPDLRNARIYISFLTDSEDDIKSAMEGLQSAQGFVRSALASRLKLRYMPNIHFIFDKLLSESMKLDALIAKGLGRAD, from the coding sequence ATGCCCAAAAGTTTTGGTAGAAATGAAAGAGTGGCAGCCTCAGTGCGTCGTGAGGTGTCAGATATCATTTTAAATGAGATAAAAGATCCGCGTGTGAAAAAGGCCACAGTGACTGAGGTCAGTGTCAGCCCCGATCTGCGCAATGCCCGTATCTATATCTCATTTTTAACTGATAGTGAGGATGATATCAAAAGTGCCATGGAAGGTCTGCAAAGTGCCCAGGGTTTTGTCAGAAGTGCTCTTGCCTCAAGGCTGAAGCTGCGTTATATGCCAAATATACACTTCATTTTTGACAAGCTGCTCTCTGAGAGCATGAAGCTTGATGCACTTATTGCCAAGGGTCTTGGCAGGGCAGACTAG
- the infB gene encoding translation initiation factor IF-2, with the protein MTEQNNNVENGAPKRMSLNKKTHSTLTLSSNAGKSKVVQVEVRKKKTFDPQEIARRQREEQEALERARQEEAKAKAEAERQRALKEQEEKERLAAAQKEKEAKLAAEQKAKAEAKKSAADTKKNNADKEAQEQLKRQQEAQRALQIEEQTRRQQEEARRLAEENAARWEQEEEERRKESESDSDNGTSLYVREAEARQEREAENRGRHRGNSQERRQGSSKKREENENMLPGGKRGNVKRQGRAQKGAAKLNQQQHGFNKPAAPVSRDVVIGETITVAELAQKMAVKGAEVIKTLMKMGEMVTINQVIDQATAQLVAEEMGHKVILRKENELEESILAERKSEAEKVSRAPVVTIMGHVDHGKTSLLDFIRKSKVAAGEAGGITQRIGAYHVETRNAGITFLDTPGHAAFTAMRARGAQATDIVILVVAADDGVMPQTIEAIQHAQAAKVPLIVAINKIDKPSAEPSRVINELIQHSVIPESMGGETQFVEVSAKTGQGIDDLLEAVLLQAEVLELTAVADGMATGVVIESRLDKGRGPVASVLVQEGTLHKGDVVLCGLEYGRVRSLRNEKGQNLDEAGPSIPVEIYGLSGVPDAGDEVTVVRDERKAREVALFRQGKFREIKIAKQQKAKLENMFKDNQASELNVVLKADTQGSVEAISDALNKLATDEVMVHIVGSGVGGITETDATLAAASSAIIVGFNVRADAPARRVIDSEGVDLHYYSVIYDLIDDVKSAMSGMLKAEVRQEIIGLAEVRDVFRHPKFGSIAGCMVTEGVIKRSAPIRVLRDNVVIFEGELDSLRRFKDDVAEVKSGTECGVGVKNYQDVRVGDQIEVFENIEIKRTL; encoded by the coding sequence ATGACTGAACAGAACAACAATGTAGAGAACGGCGCCCCAAAGCGCATGTCATTGAACAAGAAAACTCATTCAACTCTGACTTTATCTAGCAATGCCGGTAAATCCAAAGTGGTTCAGGTTGAGGTGCGTAAGAAAAAGACCTTTGATCCACAAGAGATTGCAAGACGCCAGAGAGAAGAGCAGGAGGCACTAGAGCGCGCCCGTCAGGAGGAAGCTAAAGCCAAGGCTGAGGCTGAGCGTCAGAGAGCTTTAAAGGAGCAGGAAGAAAAAGAGAGACTTGCTGCCGCTCAAAAGGAAAAAGAAGCTAAACTTGCAGCAGAGCAGAAGGCAAAGGCCGAGGCTAAGAAGAGCGCTGCTGATACTAAGAAAAACAACGCTGACAAAGAGGCTCAGGAGCAGTTAAAGCGTCAGCAGGAGGCTCAAAGAGCACTGCAGATTGAAGAGCAGACCCGCCGTCAGCAGGAGGAGGCCCGTCGCCTGGCTGAGGAAAATGCAGCACGCTGGGAGCAGGAGGAGGAAGAGCGTCGCAAGGAAAGTGAAAGTGACAGCGACAATGGAACCTCCTTATATGTGCGTGAGGCTGAGGCCCGTCAGGAGCGCGAGGCTGAAAACCGTGGCCGTCACCGTGGCAACTCACAGGAAAGACGTCAGGGCTCTTCTAAAAAGCGTGAAGAGAATGAAAATATGCTGCCAGGTGGCAAACGCGGCAATGTCAAACGTCAGGGTCGTGCCCAGAAGGGTGCTGCCAAATTAAATCAGCAGCAGCACGGCTTTAACAAGCCTGCAGCCCCTGTATCACGTGATGTGGTAATTGGCGAGACCATTACTGTAGCCGAGCTTGCCCAGAAGATGGCCGTCAAGGGTGCCGAGGTTATCAAGACTCTCATGAAGATGGGCGAAATGGTAACTATCAATCAGGTTATTGATCAGGCCACAGCACAACTTGTTGCCGAGGAGATGGGCCACAAGGTTATACTGCGCAAGGAGAATGAGCTTGAAGAGTCAATTCTAGCCGAGCGCAAGAGTGAGGCTGAGAAGGTTTCACGTGCTCCTGTTGTTACTATTATGGGTCACGTAGATCATGGTAAAACCTCACTGCTTGACTTTATCCGCAAATCAAAGGTGGCTGCAGGCGAGGCTGGCGGTATTACACAGCGTATCGGTGCCTATCATGTTGAGACCAGAAATGCAGGTATTACCTTCCTCGATACCCCAGGTCACGCCGCCTTTACTGCCATGCGTGCCCGTGGTGCCCAGGCTACAGATATTGTAATTTTAGTTGTAGCTGCCGATGATGGTGTGATGCCGCAGACTATTGAGGCTATTCAGCATGCCCAGGCAGCCAAGGTACCTTTAATTGTGGCTATCAACAAGATTGACAAGCCATCAGCCGAGCCATCACGTGTTATCAATGAGCTCATTCAGCACAGTGTAATTCCTGAGAGCATGGGTGGTGAGACACAGTTTGTTGAGGTATCAGCCAAGACCGGTCAGGGTATTGATGATCTGCTTGAAGCTGTACTGCTGCAGGCTGAGGTTTTAGAGCTGACAGCTGTAGCTGACGGTATGGCTACTGGCGTGGTTATTGAATCACGTCTTGACAAGGGCCGTGGTCCTGTGGCCTCTGTGCTTGTACAGGAAGGTACACTGCACAAGGGTGATGTGGTACTGTGCGGACTTGAGTATGGACGTGTCAGATCACTGCGCAATGAAAAGGGTCAGAACCTTGATGAGGCAGGTCCATCTATTCCTGTTGAGATCTATGGTCTGTCAGGTGTGCCAGATGCAGGTGACGAGGTTACTGTAGTGCGCGATGAGCGCAAGGCCCGTGAAGTTGCACTGTTCCGTCAGGGCAAGTTCAGAGAGATTAAGATTGCCAAGCAGCAAAAGGCCAAGCTTGAGAATATGTTCAAGGACAATCAGGCCTCAGAGCTTAATGTGGTACTCAAGGCCGATACACAAGGCTCAGTTGAGGCCATCTCCGATGCTTTAAACAAGCTTGCAACCGATGAGGTTATGGTACATATTGTAGGTTCAGGTGTAGGCGGTATTACCGAGACTGATGCCACCTTAGCCGCCGCCTCATCAGCTATTATTGTAGGCTTTAACGTGCGTGCCGATGCTCCGGCCCGTCGTGTTATTGACTCTGAGGGTGTTGATCTGCACTACTACAGCGTAATCTACGATCTTATCGATGATGTCAAGAGCGCCATGAGCGGTATGTTAAAGGCCGAGGTGCGTCAGGAGATCATTGGTCTTGCCGAGGTGCGCGATGTCTTCCGTCATCCAAAGTTTGGCTCTATTGCCGGCTGTATGGTTACAGAGGGTGTTATCAAGCGTTCAGCCCCTATCCGTGTGCTGCGTGACAACGTGGTTATTTTTGAAGGTGAGCTTGACTCTCTGCGTCGCTTCAAGGACGATGTGGCTGAGGTTAAATCAGGTACAGAGTGTGGCGTTGGTGTGAAGAACTATCAGGATGTACGCGTAGGCGATCAGATTGAAGTCTTTGAGAACATTGAGATTAAACGTACACTGTAA
- the rimP gene encoding ribosome maturation factor RimP, producing MSGTIEDRIYDLVCPLIESMGATLWGVRYKTSHTRALLQIFIEHDDGVSADLCGDITHVLSPALDAADIIAPAYTLEVSSPGLDRILFTLDQVRDYTDNTVRAELRIPFMGRRKLEGLLLSVSEDGTLVIDDKDQGQMEIAFANVSLLRVVPKFKTNTVPKAAKAHK from the coding sequence ATGTCAGGAACCATAGAAGACAGAATTTATGATCTAGTCTGTCCTTTGATTGAATCTATGGGCGCTACACTGTGGGGAGTTCGCTACAAGACTTCACATACACGCGCTCTTTTGCAGATTTTTATTGAGCATGATGATGGTGTAAGCGCCGATCTGTGCGGTGATATTACCCATGTACTCTCTCCTGCATTAGATGCTGCAGACATTATTGCACCTGCCTACACTCTTGAGGTTTCATCTCCAGGTCTTGACAGAATTTTATTTACATTAGATCAGGTCAGAGACTATACAGACAATACTGTAAGGGCTGAGCTGCGTATACCTTTTATGGGCAGACGCAAGCTTGAGGGCTTATTATTATCAGTATCAGAAGATGGTACACTTGTAATTGATGATAAAGATCAGGGACAGATGGAAATTGCCTTTGCCAATGTCTCTTTATTACGTGTTGTACCAAAGTTTAAGACAAACACTGTGCCAAAAGCTGCCAAGGCGCATAAATAA
- a CDS encoding NCS2 family permease, whose protein sequence is MSSQANANQGFLDKYFGLSTKGTNIKTEIIAGLTTFVAMAYIIFVNPSILKEAGIPHEAAVAATIWSAGICTLAMGLFANLPVAVAPGMGLNAFFAFYVCGTLGLPWQTALGAVFVSGIIFLLLTITRLRQLIIDSVPMSLKSAVVVGIGMFIAFVGLQGSGLVVDNPATLVALGSLKSPSVLLSATGVLIIGVLLSLHVKGAMLIGILIITIVGMALGITPAPTSLSSVISFDLPAFSETFLAMDIMGAISYGLVTVIFTFTVVELFDNIGTLIGVSRAANLMDENGKIENIDRALLTDSVGTMFSAVMGTCTVTSYVESTAGANAGGRTGLTAVVVGICFILAIVLAPLAGLVPAFATAPALIIVGAMMMKNVSHINFNDYTDSIPAFLTIIMMPLSYSIASGFGFGFTSYCILKCISGKYKEITPVMWGVTIIFIISFALH, encoded by the coding sequence ATGTCATCTCAAGCTAATGCCAATCAGGGTTTTCTTGATAAATACTTTGGTTTAAGCACCAAGGGCACCAATATCAAAACTGAGATTATTGCAGGTCTTACCACCTTCGTGGCCATGGCCTACATCATTTTTGTCAACCCGTCTATCCTTAAGGAGGCTGGCATTCCGCATGAGGCGGCAGTTGCAGCCACTATCTGGTCTGCAGGTATCTGTACCCTGGCTATGGGTCTGTTTGCCAATCTGCCTGTAGCTGTTGCTCCTGGCATGGGTCTTAATGCCTTTTTTGCATTCTATGTCTGCGGTACTTTAGGTCTGCCATGGCAGACAGCACTGGGCGCTGTATTTGTCTCAGGCATTATCTTCTTACTTTTAACTATTACCAGGCTGCGTCAGCTTATTATTGACTCAGTGCCAATGTCACTCAAAAGCGCTGTGGTTGTAGGTATTGGTATGTTTATTGCTTTTGTCGGTCTGCAGGGCTCAGGTCTTGTAGTTGACAATCCTGCAACTTTAGTTGCCCTTGGCTCTTTAAAATCACCTAGTGTACTTTTAAGTGCTACAGGTGTGCTAATCATAGGTGTGCTTTTAAGTCTGCATGTCAAAGGCGCCATGCTCATTGGTATTTTAATTATCACCATTGTTGGTATGGCCTTAGGTATCACACCTGCCCCTACCTCTTTATCATCAGTTATAAGCTTTGATCTGCCGGCCTTTAGTGAAACTTTCCTGGCTATGGATATCATGGGTGCCATTTCCTATGGTCTTGTTACTGTAATTTTCACCTTTACTGTAGTAGAGCTCTTTGACAATATCGGTACCTTGATTGGTGTATCCCGTGCTGCCAATTTAATGGATGAAAACGGCAAGATTGAAAATATCGACAGAGCACTGCTGACAGACTCTGTAGGTACCATGTTCTCTGCTGTAATGGGAACCTGTACTGTAACTTCATATGTTGAGTCAACAGCAGGTGCCAATGCCGGCGGCCGTACCGGTCTTACTGCTGTGGTTGTAGGTATCTGCTTTATTTTAGCTATTGTGCTGGCTCCACTTGCAGGTCTTGTTCCTGCTTTTGCCACCGCTCCTGCTCTTATTATTGTAGGTGCCATGATGATGAAGAATGTATCTCATATCAACTTTAATGACTATACAGACTCCATCCCTGCCTTCTTAACCATTATTATGATGCCGCTTAGCTACTCTATTGCCTCAGGCTTTGGTTTTGGCTTTACAAGCTACTGCATCTTAAAGTGCATCTCTGGCAAATATAAAGAAATCACTCCTGTTATGTGGGGTGTAACCATTATCTTTATCATAAGCTTTGCTCTGCACTAA
- a CDS encoding tetratricopeptide repeat protein — MIIKKILITGLLFSLLPVAMSEESVSVETKNRIDNVPYNERNVSFTQAGSNEFEQMITVLSQSDPDYKQAFYFANASAKLNFCQAYGYLGTFYMHGLGTKADHNEAYHAFINGVKCSDIQSIYGMSTLYASGFKNPQGRGGEEAVIEYLQKACDLEYAPAQYDLALILLKKNPKDKKGLELLKLAANDRYGPALDMYYKQYGAEYKEDSE; from the coding sequence ATGATTATAAAAAAAATACTTATTACAGGTCTGCTGTTCTCCCTTTTGCCTGTAGCTATGTCCGAGGAGAGCGTAAGTGTCGAGACGAAAAACAGAATTGATAATGTGCCTTACAATGAGCGCAATGTCAGCTTTACTCAGGCAGGATCCAATGAGTTTGAGCAGATGATTACTGTTTTATCACAAAGCGATCCTGACTATAAACAGGCTTTTTATTTTGCCAATGCCTCTGCTAAATTAAACTTCTGTCAGGCCTATGGCTATCTTGGCACATTCTATATGCATGGTCTTGGAACCAAGGCTGACCATAATGAGGCCTATCACGCCTTTATCAATGGCGTAAAATGCTCTGATATTCAATCTATCTACGGTATGTCAACACTCTATGCCTCAGGCTTTAAAAATCCACAGGGTCGAGGCGGTGAGGAGGCTGTAATTGAGTATCTGCAAAAGGCCTGCGATTTAGAATATGCCCCGGCTCAGTATGATCTTGCCCTGATACTGCTTAAGAAAAATCCAAAGGATAAAAAGGGCCTGGAGCTTTTAAAGCTTGCAGCCAACGATCGCTATGGCCCTGCTCTTGATATGTACTACAAGCAATATGGTGCCGAGTACAAAGAAGACTCAGAATGA
- the nusA gene encoding transcription termination factor NusA, which translates to MGKEIIAIAEALSNERAIPRDKIFEALEIALATATKKKYQVEIAVRVSIDKKEGSYRTFRRWEVVDDDNLHSPATQTTLSAAQVDYPQVQVGDFVEDEIPSVEFDRITIQTAKQVLSQKVKDAEREQIIAEHRERLGHVINAVVKKQGRDFMILDLGNNAEAVLKREQLIPHETFGRGDRVKVLLSDIKADGKGPQLICSRTSPEFLAELFRIEVPEIGEDIIEIMGVSRDPGSRAKIAVRSKDKRIDPRGACIGMRGARVMAVSNELSGEKIDVVLYDENLAQYVTNAMEPAEVSRIIINEDTHTIDIAVADENLALAIGRNGQNVRLASALLKWDLKVKAESQMEKELKDEEDKVVNVFMDALNIDHDFASVLCDNGFTTLEEIAYVPVSEFLTIDGMDESIANALQDNAKEAIAKRNEDQVKESCAKLEKLDGIDSMLALKLVQAGIHDAEELAEMATDDLSSIEGLDENKAGEIIMTARNECWFKQE; encoded by the coding sequence ATGGGAAAGGAAATTATTGCCATTGCAGAGGCTCTGTCTAACGAGCGCGCAATTCCTAGAGACAAAATCTTTGAGGCCCTTGAGATAGCACTGGCCACTGCAACTAAAAAGAAATATCAGGTTGAAATTGCAGTAAGAGTCTCTATTGATAAAAAAGAAGGCTCATACAGAACCTTCAGACGCTGGGAGGTTGTAGATGATGACAATCTGCACTCACCTGCCACACAGACCACTTTATCTGCAGCACAGGTAGATTATCCGCAGGTGCAGGTAGGTGACTTTGTTGAAGATGAAATTCCTTCAGTTGAATTTGACAGAATTACTATTCAGACTGCCAAGCAGGTTTTATCACAGAAGGTGAAGGACGCAGAGCGCGAGCAGATTATTGCCGAGCATAGAGAGCGCCTTGGCCATGTTATCAATGCTGTGGTTAAAAAACAGGGCCGTGATTTTATGATACTTGATCTTGGAAACAATGCCGAGGCAGTATTAAAGCGTGAGCAGCTCATTCCGCATGAGACCTTTGGCCGCGGTGATCGCGTCAAGGTTCTGCTCTCTGATATCAAGGCAGACGGCAAGGGTCCGCAGCTTATATGTTCACGTACCTCACCTGAGTTTTTAGCCGAGCTCTTTAGAATTGAAGTGCCTGAGATTGGTGAGGATATCATTGAGATCATGGGGGTATCACGCGATCCAGGTTCACGTGCCAAGATTGCTGTGCGCTCCAAGGACAAGCGCATTGATCCAAGAGGTGCCTGTATTGGTATGCGCGGCGCCCGTGTTATGGCTGTCTCAAATGAGCTCTCTGGCGAAAAGATTGATGTGGTGCTTTATGATGAGAACCTCGCTCAGTATGTAACTAATGCCATGGAGCCTGCTGAGGTATCACGCATTATTATCAATGAAGATACTCATACTATTGATATTGCTGTAGCTGATGAGAATCTGGCTTTAGCCATCGGCAGAAACGGTCAGAATGTGCGCCTTGCCTCTGCACTGTTAAAGTGGGATCTTAAAGTCAAAGCCGAATCTCAGATGGAAAAAGAGCTCAAAGATGAAGAGGATAAGGTGGTCAATGTCTTTATGGACGCACTCAATATTGATCATGACTTTGCCTCAGTACTCTGTGACAACGGCTTTACCACACTTGAGGAAATTGCCTATGTACCTGTCAGCGAGTTTTTAACTATTGACGGTATGGATGAGTCCATTGCCAATGCTCTGCAGGATAATGCCAAAGAGGCTATTGCAAAGCGCAATGAGGATCAGGTCAAGGAAAGCTGCGCCAAGCTTGAAAAGCTTGATGGTATTGACAGCATGCTGGCTCTAAAGCTGGTACAGGCTGGTATTCATGATGCCGAAGAGCTGGCAGAAATGGCTACTGATGATTTAAGCTCCATTGAAGGCCTTGATGAGAACAAGGCAGGTGAGATTATTATGACTGCACGTAACGAGTGCTGGTTTAAACAGGAATAA